Proteins encoded by one window of Paenibacillus sp. DCT19:
- a CDS encoding YdcF family protein produces MILIFLASIVGGGFVWACITAWLIMTYSEQASTRISDAAIILGAAVVGNEPSPVFRERIEHAILLYHQGAVSHLLFTGGAGSVEQRTEAEVGRDYAIAHGVDPADIQLETESHITEENFTYSIGVGEQAGFQTYTIVSDPLHMKRSMMLASGLGMDVVPSPTRTTAYQTWRSKLPFLVRETVLYMGYVCKGWIDNPQQP; encoded by the coding sequence ATGATACTAATCTTCTTGGCATCCATCGTTGGTGGTGGATTCGTGTGGGCTTGTATCACAGCTTGGCTTATAATGACGTATAGCGAGCAAGCATCAACACGTATATCGGATGCGGCTATCATACTCGGCGCAGCAGTGGTAGGAAACGAACCTTCACCTGTATTTCGCGAACGTATTGAGCACGCCATATTGTTGTATCATCAGGGCGCAGTAAGTCATTTGCTGTTCACTGGTGGTGCTGGCAGTGTGGAGCAGCGTACGGAAGCTGAGGTTGGACGTGATTATGCCATAGCACACGGCGTGGATCCAGCAGATATTCAGCTTGAGACAGAGTCGCACATTACAGAGGAGAACTTTACATATTCGATTGGTGTCGGAGAGCAAGCAGGATTCCAAACATATACGATTGTAAGTGATCCATTACATATGAAGCGATCGATGATGCTGGCCAGCGGTTTAGGCATGGATGTTGTACCTTCTCCAACACGTACGACAGCTTATCAGACATGGCGCAGCAAGCTTCCTTTTCTAGTGCGAGAGACGGTTCTTTACATGGGATATGTATGCAAAGGTTGGATAGACAATCCGCAGCAGCCATAA
- a CDS encoding DUF4097 family beta strand repeat-containing protein, whose translation MKINTHMIRKEWLIQEPVLSLSLEWMQGEVHIYRSRDQHVRIIQRASVHFPNKRCFTTRYHQGSLHIGDGRSKSFPIGIHFQRTSLAIGLPPSTLEQLYLRGVGTRFIVEDAQISHCECSCTSGQLHISGDTQQLRLHMVGSRVQSQHLTAEHMNIKGTSSRFQLTGQFTHIQANTTGRTLSIHSATMPQSVNSTATGCNVNLRIPNPNEGFRLRYKHVGGTLQSEFPLQSNRDEHIYGNASASFHAQVRGGRFTLGTYSPHSL comes from the coding sequence ATGAAAATTAACACACATATGATTCGCAAAGAGTGGCTTATTCAAGAACCTGTCCTCTCCCTCTCACTCGAATGGATGCAAGGTGAAGTGCACATATATCGCAGTAGGGATCAGCATGTACGAATAATTCAGCGAGCATCTGTGCATTTTCCAAATAAACGATGCTTCACAACCCGTTATCACCAAGGTTCGCTTCATATTGGAGACGGACGTTCGAAGTCCTTTCCGATCGGTATTCACTTTCAGCGCACATCGTTGGCTATCGGACTCCCTCCTTCTACATTGGAACAATTGTACCTTCGGGGCGTAGGTACTCGGTTTATCGTAGAAGATGCTCAAATAAGCCACTGTGAGTGCAGTTGTACTTCAGGGCAATTACATATCTCCGGTGATACGCAGCAGCTCCGCCTACACATGGTCGGCAGTCGTGTACAATCACAGCATTTAACTGCAGAGCACATGAACATAAAAGGTACATCCTCACGCTTTCAGCTTACAGGTCAGTTCACTCATATTCAGGCTAATACGACGGGCAGAACACTCTCCATTCATTCAGCCACCATGCCACAATCGGTAAATAGCACTGCTACCGGGTGCAATGTGAATTTAAGAATTCCTAACCCGAATGAAGGGTTCCGATTGCGTTATAAACACGTCGGAGGCACACTTCAGAGTGAGTTCCCCCTGCAATCGAATCGTGACGAGCACATTTATGGGAATGCATCTGCCTCTTTTCACGCCCAAGTTCGAGGTGGACGATTCACTCTAGGCACGTATTCACCCCATTCGTTATAG
- a CDS encoding TetR/AcrR family transcriptional regulator yields the protein MARNKFPEQTLEHILTVSAQLFTAKGYEKTSIQDIIDHLGMSKGAVYHHFKSKEEILDAVMERQFAFAAQMLDQLVEKATAISAKDKLVYILEHIVSNQQVHSLDRVLLTQIKNPLFIVKGIQQTVQIDAPIIAAIMREGVTDGSITTGNPEACAEIFLMLINIWINPALFSRTPEETKTRLHFLQHMMSTIGVPIVTDTLIDQIIHQHNEMGAYTYPVQDTHQHTRDVPHEN from the coding sequence ATGGCAAGAAACAAATTCCCTGAACAGACGTTAGAACACATCCTTACCGTATCAGCACAATTATTCACCGCGAAAGGCTACGAGAAGACGAGTATTCAGGACATTATTGATCATTTAGGCATGTCGAAAGGCGCGGTGTATCATCATTTCAAATCCAAAGAAGAGATTCTTGATGCTGTAATGGAGCGACAATTTGCTTTTGCAGCTCAAATGCTGGATCAACTTGTGGAAAAGGCTACCGCAATCTCAGCAAAGGACAAATTGGTGTATATTCTTGAACACATCGTCTCTAATCAACAGGTACACTCCTTAGATCGAGTGCTATTAACCCAGATCAAAAATCCTTTATTTATCGTCAAAGGCATTCAACAAACGGTTCAAATTGATGCCCCGATCATAGCTGCAATCATGCGTGAAGGCGTTACAGACGGCTCGATCACTACGGGAAATCCTGAAGCCTGTGCGGAAATTTTCTTAATGCTGATCAATATTTGGATTAATCCAGCCTTATTCAGCCGTACACCTGAGGAAACGAAGACCCGTCTGCACTTCTTGCAACACATGATGAGTACCATCGGTGTTCCGATCGTTACTGACACGTTAATTGATCAGATTATCCACCAGCATAACGAGATGGGGGCTTATACCTATCCCGTTCAGGACACTCATCAACATACAAGAGATGTTCCCCATGAAAATTAA